A genomic stretch from Mycobacterium paraterrae includes:
- the tatB gene encoding Sec-independent protein translocase protein TatB: MFANVGWGEILVLIVVGLVVLGPERLPGAIRWTSTALRQARDYLSGMTTQLREDMGPEFDDLREPLSELQKLRGMTPRAALTKHLLDGDDSLFKAFEQPPVTPPTPMPASAPESAAPQSMMTPQKIQPASGPAPFDPDAT, from the coding sequence ATGTTCGCCAACGTCGGCTGGGGCGAGATCCTGGTTCTCATCGTGGTCGGCTTGGTCGTCCTGGGACCCGAGCGCCTGCCCGGCGCGATCCGGTGGACGTCCACCGCATTGCGGCAGGCGCGGGACTACCTCAGCGGCATGACGACCCAGCTCCGCGAGGACATGGGCCCTGAGTTCGACGACCTGCGCGAGCCGCTGTCGGAGTTGCAGAAGCTGCGCGGGATGACGCCGCGCGCTGCGCTGACCAAGCACCTGCTGGATGGCGACGACTCGCTGTTCAAGGCGTTCGAACAACCGCCGGTGACGCCGCCGACCCCGATGCCGGCTTCAGCACCCGAAAGCGCTGCGCCGCAATCGATGATGACGCCGCAGAAGATTCAGCCGGCGTCCGGGCCGGCCCCGTTCGACCCCGACGCCACCTAG
- the rseA gene encoding anti-sigma E factor RseA encodes MVDRGHVFRRAFSWLPTQFASQSDAPVGAPRQFGSTEHLSIEAISAFVDGELRMNAHLRAAHHISLCPECAAEVDGHRRARAALRDSHPIRVPSALLGLLTQIPHCPPDDETETRQGDSPGRGHRGPPPQGGRPATMRDRFSDGNRRDRPEPR; translated from the coding sequence ATGGTCGATCGGGGACATGTGTTCCGCCGAGCGTTCTCCTGGCTTCCCACCCAATTCGCCTCACAAAGCGATGCGCCGGTCGGGGCCCCGCGGCAGTTCGGCTCCACCGAACACCTGTCGATCGAGGCCATCTCCGCCTTCGTCGACGGTGAGTTGCGGATGAACGCCCACCTGCGCGCCGCCCACCACATCTCGCTGTGCCCAGAGTGCGCCGCCGAGGTGGACGGCCATCGCCGCGCCCGCGCCGCGCTACGCGACTCGCATCCGATCAGGGTTCCGAGCGCGCTGCTCGGATTGCTGACGCAGATCCCGCACTGCCCGCCCGACGACGAGACGGAAACCAGGCAGGGTGATTCGCCCGGTCGCGGCCACCGCGGGCCGCCACCGCAGGGCGGGCGTCCGGCCACGATGCGCGACCGGTTCTCCGACGGCAACAGGCGCGATCGCCCAGAGCCTCGGTAG
- a CDS encoding HpcH/HpaI aldolase/citrate lyase family protein has protein sequence MNNAYRPRRTCLSVPGSSQKMIDKSKGLPADEVFLDLEDAVAPDAKADARGRVAAALAAPGWAGQLRGVRVNDWTTPWTHADLIEVVSAVGAAPDAKLDVVVLPKVSDVSHVQALDLLLTQLETIHGLPVGEIGIDAQIEDAQGLTNINAIAAVPRVHALVLGPADLMASLNTRTLVVGEQPEGYTEGDAYHHVLMTILIAARAHGKAAIDGPYLKVRDTEAFRRVAGRSAALGYDGKWVLHPDQIAAGNEIFSPRQADYDHAELILEAYEWHTSAAGGARGAVMLGDEMLDEASRKMALVVAAKGRAAGMERRGERFEPPTG, from the coding sequence GTGAACAACGCGTACCGGCCCCGTCGCACCTGCCTGTCTGTGCCGGGCAGCAGCCAGAAGATGATCGACAAGTCCAAGGGCCTTCCCGCCGACGAGGTGTTTCTCGATCTGGAGGACGCCGTCGCTCCCGACGCCAAGGCCGACGCCCGCGGCCGGGTGGCCGCCGCGCTGGCCGCGCCCGGCTGGGCCGGGCAGCTGCGCGGGGTGCGCGTCAACGATTGGACCACGCCGTGGACGCACGCCGACCTCATCGAGGTGGTCTCCGCCGTCGGCGCGGCGCCTGACGCGAAGCTGGACGTGGTGGTGCTGCCGAAAGTGTCTGACGTGTCGCACGTTCAAGCGCTCGACCTGTTGCTGACCCAACTGGAGACGATCCACGGGCTGCCGGTCGGTGAAATCGGCATCGACGCGCAGATCGAGGACGCGCAGGGGCTTACCAACATCAATGCGATCGCCGCGGTGCCACGGGTGCACGCGCTGGTGCTCGGCCCGGCCGACCTGATGGCCAGCCTGAACACCCGCACGCTGGTGGTCGGGGAGCAGCCCGAGGGCTATACCGAGGGCGACGCCTATCACCACGTGCTGATGACGATTTTGATCGCCGCCCGCGCACACGGGAAGGCGGCCATCGACGGGCCATACCTGAAAGTGCGTGACACCGAAGCGTTTCGGCGGGTGGCCGGGCGGTCGGCGGCGCTGGGCTACGACGGCAAGTGGGTGTTGCATCCGGACCAAATCGCCGCCGGCAACGAAATCTTCAGCCCCCGTCAGGCCGATTACGATCACGCGGAACTGATCCTGGAGGCCTACGAGTGGCACACCTCCGCGGCCGGTGGTGCACGCGGTGCGGTGATGCTCGGTGACGAGATGCTTGACGAGGCCAGTCGCAAGATGGCTCTGGTGGTCGCCGCGAAAGGACGGGCGGCGGGCATGGAGCGCCGGGGCGAAAGGTTCGAGCCGCCGACCGGTTAG
- the sigE gene encoding RNA polymerase sigma factor SigE: MERGGRWSGNTSRNLRVARGDELPSFDGSLNPEDFNISTLMSPSSMSHPEQYRDADWVEPADEPYGTAVFDATGDKTAMPSWDELVRQHADRVYRLAYRLSGNQHDAEDLTQETFIRVFRSVQNYQPGTFEGWLHRITTNLFLDMVRRRGRVRMEALPEDYDRVPADEPNPEEIYHDAHLGPDLQAALDSLPPEFRAAVVLCDIEGLSYEEIGATLGVKLGTVRSRIHRGRQALRDYLAAHADRSVPAEG; encoded by the coding sequence ATGGAGCGTGGTGGTCGCTGGTCCGGGAATACCTCTCGCAATCTTCGCGTTGCGCGCGGTGACGAATTGCCTAGTTTTGACGGCAGTCTGAACCCGGAGGATTTCAACATCAGCACACTGATGAGCCCGTCGAGCATGTCGCACCCGGAGCAGTACCGCGACGCGGATTGGGTCGAGCCGGCCGACGAACCTTACGGCACGGCGGTTTTCGACGCGACAGGTGACAAGACGGCGATGCCGTCGTGGGACGAATTGGTCCGCCAACACGCCGATCGGGTCTACCGGCTGGCCTATCGTCTGTCCGGCAACCAGCACGACGCCGAGGACCTGACCCAGGAGACCTTCATCCGGGTGTTCCGCTCGGTGCAGAACTACCAGCCGGGCACGTTCGAAGGCTGGCTGCACCGCATCACGACCAACCTGTTTCTGGATATGGTGCGCCGTCGCGGCCGGGTGCGGATGGAAGCGCTGCCCGAAGACTATGACCGGGTGCCGGCCGACGAGCCCAACCCCGAAGAGATTTACCACGACGCGCACTTGGGTCCTGACCTGCAGGCCGCGCTGGACTCGCTGCCGCCGGAGTTCCGCGCCGCGGTCGTCCTCTGTGACATCGAGGGACTGTCCTACGAGGAAATCGGCGCCACGCTGGGCGTCAAGCTCGGCACCGTCCGCAGTCGCATCCACCGTGGCCGCCAGGCGTTGCGCGACTATCTCGCGGCGCACGCGGACCGCTCCGTCCCCGCCGAGGGCTGA
- a CDS encoding DUF5642 family protein — MPTLSRRASRLTALGLITLSASACGGTQASQPSGSTTGPAVDYDIARVNNIKGDFPAGFTAAPEAPITLTRDDIDNARVIPFTKAVYAPPQCRALVIPTYVEPVVGAQAAILSAEGERGEIFVAAMRLPHPVEVSPPPPGCGHVAMSGSEESSGTAEAVPAPQIEGVTTTGVRLKPAADSSPGGYVFTAALSDQTSVAVMGGTETDLHPQQLLSDLLVKAVAAVRG; from the coding sequence ATGCCGACCCTCTCGCGACGGGCTTCCAGGCTCACCGCCCTGGGCTTGATCACTCTCTCCGCTAGCGCGTGCGGCGGAACGCAGGCGTCCCAGCCATCGGGTTCAACCACCGGCCCGGCGGTGGACTACGACATCGCCCGAGTCAACAACATCAAGGGCGACTTTCCCGCCGGCTTCACGGCGGCTCCGGAGGCCCCGATCACGTTGACCCGGGACGATATCGACAACGCAAGGGTCATCCCGTTCACCAAAGCCGTTTACGCCCCGCCGCAATGCCGAGCGCTCGTCATCCCGACCTATGTCGAGCCGGTGGTAGGCGCCCAGGCCGCGATACTGAGCGCGGAAGGCGAACGAGGCGAAATCTTCGTCGCCGCAATGCGATTGCCGCATCCGGTCGAAGTCAGCCCGCCGCCACCTGGCTGCGGTCACGTCGCGATGTCGGGATCTGAAGAATCGTCCGGGACAGCCGAAGCCGTTCCCGCACCTCAGATTGAGGGCGTCACGACCACGGGTGTGAGGCTGAAGCCCGCCGCCGACAGCTCACCCGGCGGGTACGTTTTCACGGCTGCGCTTTCCGACCAGACGTCGGTCGCCGTTATGGGTGGCACCGAGACCGATCTCCACCCTCAGCAGCTGTTGTCGGATCTGCTGGTGAAAGCCGTCGCCGCTGTGCGTGGTTAG
- a CDS encoding DUF1003 domain-containing protein, with protein sequence MSKSPPRSRLYTPRISRLPSPRLDSEAVGNFTEAIARFFGTGSYLLIQTIVVTVWIMLNVFAVGMRWDPYPFILLNLAFSTQAAYAAPLILLAQNRQENRDRVALEQDRRRAEETKADTEYLARELAALRLAIGDVAKTREHLRRELEDLHELIQARFGGSSPTDADEVDSHAASST encoded by the coding sequence GTGAGCAAGTCGCCGCCGCGGTCGCGGCTCTACACCCCACGCATCTCCCGGCTGCCGTCCCCGCGGCTGGACTCCGAGGCTGTCGGCAACTTCACCGAGGCGATCGCCCGATTCTTCGGAACCGGCAGCTACCTGCTGATCCAGACCATCGTGGTGACGGTCTGGATCATGCTGAACGTCTTCGCCGTCGGGATGCGGTGGGATCCCTACCCCTTCATCTTGCTCAACCTGGCGTTTTCCACACAGGCCGCCTACGCAGCGCCGCTGATTCTGCTGGCCCAGAACCGCCAGGAGAACCGCGACCGGGTGGCGCTCGAACAAGACCGACGACGCGCCGAGGAGACCAAGGCCGACACCGAATACCTGGCCCGCGAGCTGGCGGCGCTGCGACTGGCGATCGGTGACGTCGCGAAGACGCGCGAACACCTGCGGCGCGAGCTCGAAGATCTGCACGAGCTGATACAAGCCCGGTTCGGCGGATCGTCCCCGACCGACGCCGACGAGGTCGACTCACACGCCGCTTCCTCTACTTGA
- the htrA gene encoding serine protease HtrA, producing MSSDQDNNGAPRLAPRPVSRPPVDAASSQTFGRPEGVRGSFVADRVRPSKFRDGGDFTPHTQPADPVLTEAFGRPFPGAESLQRHPADADALDDGTASNELEDPEDPWRDPGAAAALGEPAVTSSAQRPEVVRDVLGVRDVLFGGRVSYLALAVLAVLALLIGVVGGVVGRKTAEVVEAFTTSKVTLSTNHNSESPAGRFAKVAAAVADSVVTIQSVSDQEGMQGSGFVVDGRGYIVTNNHVISEAANNPSQFKTTVVFNDGKEVPANLVGRDPKTDLAVLKVDNVNNLSVAKLGDSDKVRVGDEVLAAGAPLGLRSTVTHGIVSALHRPIPLSGEGSDTDTVIDAIQTDASINHGNSGGPLIDMDSQVIGINTAGKSLSDSASGLGFAIPIDEAKVVTQTLIKDGKIVHPTLGLSARSVSNAIAKGAQVANVKAGGPAEKGGIKENDVVVKVGNRGVADADEFVVAVRQLTVGQPAPIEVVRDGRHVTLTVTPGPDGG from the coding sequence GTGAGCTCCGATCAAGACAACAACGGTGCCCCCCGGCTGGCGCCGCGTCCCGTGTCTCGTCCACCGGTCGACGCCGCGTCGAGCCAAACGTTCGGTCGTCCCGAAGGCGTCCGAGGCTCGTTCGTCGCCGACCGGGTTCGCCCGTCGAAATTCCGCGACGGTGGCGACTTCACCCCACACACCCAACCAGCCGACCCGGTGCTGACCGAGGCGTTCGGCCGTCCCTTCCCGGGCGCGGAGTCGCTGCAGCGCCACCCCGCCGACGCGGACGCGCTGGACGACGGCACGGCCAGCAACGAACTCGAGGATCCCGAAGACCCGTGGCGTGATCCGGGTGCCGCCGCCGCTCTGGGTGAGCCCGCGGTGACGTCGTCCGCGCAGCGCCCCGAGGTCGTTCGCGACGTGCTCGGTGTGCGTGACGTCTTGTTCGGCGGCCGGGTCTCATACCTGGCGCTCGCGGTGCTTGCCGTCCTGGCGCTGCTGATCGGTGTGGTCGGCGGCGTGGTGGGTCGCAAGACAGCCGAGGTGGTCGAGGCATTCACCACCTCCAAGGTCACCCTCTCGACGAACCACAACAGCGAGTCTCCCGCCGGGCGGTTCGCCAAAGTGGCTGCGGCGGTAGCGGATTCGGTGGTCACGATCCAGTCGGTGAGCGACCAGGAGGGCATGCAGGGCTCGGGCTTCGTGGTCGACGGCCGTGGCTACATCGTCACCAACAACCACGTCATCTCCGAAGCGGCCAACAACCCGAGCCAGTTCAAGACCACCGTCGTGTTCAACGACGGCAAGGAAGTGCCCGCCAACCTCGTCGGCCGCGATCCCAAGACCGACCTTGCGGTGCTCAAGGTCGACAACGTCAACAATCTCTCGGTCGCCAAATTGGGTGACTCCGACAAGGTCCGTGTCGGTGACGAAGTGCTCGCCGCGGGCGCCCCCCTAGGCCTGCGCAGCACCGTGACCCACGGCATCGTGAGCGCGCTGCATCGCCCGATTCCGTTGTCGGGGGAGGGTTCTGACACCGACACCGTGATCGACGCCATCCAGACCGACGCCTCGATCAACCACGGAAACTCCGGTGGCCCGTTGATCGACATGGACTCTCAGGTCATCGGCATCAACACGGCCGGCAAGTCGCTGTCCGACAGCGCCAGCGGACTGGGCTTCGCGATCCCGATCGACGAGGCGAAAGTCGTTACGCAGACGTTGATCAAGGACGGCAAGATCGTCCACCCGACCCTGGGCCTGAGTGCCCGGTCGGTGAGCAACGCCATCGCGAAGGGCGCCCAGGTCGCCAACGTCAAAGCCGGTGGCCCCGCCGAAAAGGGCGGCATCAAGGAGAACGACGTGGTGGTCAAGGTCGGTAACCGAGGGGTGGCCGACGCCGACGAGTTCGTGGTTGCGGTGCGGCAGTTGACCGTTGGGCAGCCCGCGCCGATCGAGGTGGTCCGCGACGGCCGCCACGTCACGCTCACCGTGACCCCGGGGCCGGACGGCGGCTGA
- a CDS encoding lytic transglycosylase domain-containing protein, with protein MVMIACLIYPSVDGAGTPPFPLAKSTVHDAAITPVAAVARASTDPTGPLVVAVERAKTGFHIAEAAASAPPPTLVVNSPGALGIPAVALTAYRNAERMMAASDPACGISWNLLAGIGRIESGHASNGATDARGTAVRPIYGPTLDGTLPGNEVVVQSAAPGRVSYARAMGPMQFLPGTWAHYASDGDGDGVADPQNLYDSTLAAARYLCSGNLNLRDQSQVLSAILRYNNSMPYAQNVLGWAAAYATGVIPVDLPPITGPPPPLGDAHLESAAEGLGPNLPLNMHGLSTADPMGRTPLIDLSGTPSTGQPWSAQGPTGYNPSCTVICIGDQGPGPLQSFNTPPPNALAPQGPPGLTPPQSAPAFLPPQAAPPPFAIPPAMAQPLVPPPVMQPPAPPALPPPAAAPAPAPAPVGPPPGPQQAPPA; from the coding sequence ATGGTGATGATCGCCTGCCTGATCTATCCCAGCGTCGACGGCGCCGGCACGCCGCCGTTTCCCCTGGCCAAGTCGACAGTGCACGACGCCGCGATCACCCCGGTTGCCGCCGTCGCACGCGCCTCCACCGACCCGACGGGTCCGCTGGTGGTCGCCGTCGAGCGCGCGAAAACCGGTTTCCACATCGCCGAGGCCGCCGCATCCGCCCCGCCGCCGACCCTCGTCGTGAACAGCCCTGGGGCACTGGGCATCCCCGCGGTGGCGTTGACCGCGTACCGCAATGCCGAGCGGATGATGGCCGCGTCCGATCCGGCCTGCGGCATCAGCTGGAATCTGCTCGCTGGCATCGGCCGCATCGAATCGGGCCACGCCAGCAACGGCGCGACGGATGCGCGCGGCACCGCGGTCCGGCCGATTTACGGGCCAACCCTGGACGGCACGCTGCCCGGCAACGAAGTAGTCGTGCAGAGCGCCGCCCCCGGGCGCGTCAGCTACGCCCGCGCAATGGGCCCGATGCAGTTCCTGCCCGGCACGTGGGCCCATTACGCCTCCGACGGGGACGGCGACGGCGTCGCCGATCCGCAGAACCTCTACGACTCGACCCTGGCCGCCGCGCGGTACCTGTGCAGCGGCAACCTGAACCTGCGCGACCAGTCGCAGGTGTTGTCGGCGATCCTGCGCTACAACAACTCGATGCCGTATGCCCAGAACGTGCTGGGCTGGGCCGCGGCCTACGCCACCGGCGTCATCCCGGTCGACCTGCCTCCGATCACCGGGCCGCCGCCGCCACTCGGCGACGCCCACCTGGAGAGCGCCGCGGAAGGTCTCGGCCCCAACCTGCCGCTGAACATGCACGGCCTGTCGACAGCCGACCCGATGGGGCGCACGCCGTTGATCGACCTCAGTGGCACACCCAGCACCGGGCAGCCGTGGTCGGCGCAAGGACCGACGGGCTACAACCCCTCTTGCACGGTGATCTGCATCGGCGACCAGGGCCCGGGCCCGCTGCAGAGTTTCAACACCCCACCGCCGAACGCGCTCGCGCCGCAGGGTCCTCCCGGCCTGACGCCACCGCAGTCCGCGCCGGCCTTCCTGCCCCCGCAGGCGGCCCCGCCCCCCTTTGCGATACCGCCAGCGATGGCGCAGCCGCTGGTGCCACCGCCGGTCATGCAACCACCCGCTCCGCCGGCCCTCCCGCCACCCGCTGCCGCACCGGCCCCCGCGCCCGCGCCGGTGGGCCCGCCGCCAGGCCCGCAGCAGGCTCCCCCGGCCTGA
- a CDS encoding Mrp/NBP35 family ATP-binding protein — protein MARIVAALDSAVMSDPTADVRAALAKVIDPELRRPITELGMVKGIEVSPRGDVHVEIYLTTAACPKKTEISDRVRQAVADVPGTGAVQVSLDVMNDEQRTELRKQLRGDSREPVIPFAQPGSLTRVYAIASGKGGVGKSTVTVNLAAAMAARGMSVGLLDADIHGHSIPRMMGTTDRPTQVESMILPPIAHEVKVISIAQFTQENTPVVWRGPMLHRALQQFLADVYWGDLDVLLLDLPPGTGDIAISVAQLIPNAEIIVVTTPQNAAAEVAERAGSIALQTKQRVVGVVENMSGLRLPDGTMMQVFGEGGGAQVAERLSRVMGADVPLLGQIPLDPALVAAGDAGVPVVLSAPDSPVGKELQNVADALSARRRGLAGMSLGLDTSRR, from the coding sequence ATGGCCCGCATCGTCGCGGCACTAGACTCGGCGGTGATGTCCGATCCGACTGCAGACGTACGCGCCGCGCTGGCGAAGGTAATCGATCCTGAACTGCGCCGTCCCATCACCGAACTCGGGATGGTCAAAGGTATCGAGGTGAGCCCCCGCGGCGACGTTCACGTCGAGATCTACCTGACCACCGCCGCGTGCCCCAAGAAGACCGAGATCAGCGACCGGGTGCGTCAGGCCGTCGCCGACGTGCCCGGCACCGGCGCCGTTCAAGTCAGCCTCGACGTGATGAACGACGAGCAGCGCACCGAATTGCGCAAGCAGCTGCGCGGCGATTCGCGAGAGCCGGTCATCCCGTTCGCCCAGCCAGGATCGCTGACCCGGGTGTATGCCATCGCGTCCGGCAAGGGCGGCGTCGGGAAGTCGACGGTGACGGTCAACCTGGCGGCGGCGATGGCCGCGCGCGGAATGTCGGTCGGCCTGCTCGACGCCGACATCCACGGTCACTCGATTCCGCGGATGATGGGCACCACCGACCGGCCGACCCAGGTCGAGTCGATGATCCTGCCGCCGATCGCGCACGAGGTGAAGGTGATCTCGATAGCGCAGTTCACTCAGGAGAACACCCCGGTGGTGTGGCGCGGGCCGATGCTGCACCGGGCGCTGCAGCAGTTCCTGGCCGACGTCTACTGGGGTGACCTCGATGTGTTGCTCCTCGACCTGCCCCCGGGCACCGGCGATATCGCGATCTCGGTCGCCCAGCTGATCCCGAACGCAGAGATCATCGTCGTCACGACACCGCAAAACGCCGCGGCCGAGGTGGCCGAACGGGCCGGCAGCATCGCCCTGCAGACCAAGCAGCGCGTGGTCGGCGTGGTGGAGAACATGTCGGGCCTGCGGCTGCCGGACGGCACGATGATGCAGGTGTTCGGCGAGGGCGGCGGCGCCCAGGTCGCCGAACGACTGAGCCGCGTCATGGGCGCCGACGTCCCACTGCTGGGCCAGATTCCGCTGGACCCTGCCCTCGTCGCGGCGGGCGACGCCGGGGTGCCGGTGGTGCTCAGTGCGCCCGACTCACCGGTCGGCAAGGAGCTGCAGAACGTGGCCGACGCCCTGTCGGCCCGCCGCCGCGGATTGGCCGGCATGTCACTGGGATTGGACACCAGCCGGCGCTGA
- a CDS encoding magnesium transporter MgtE N-terminal domain-containing protein — protein sequence MASINRVYAARLARMQVLGPMGEALGRVRDVVVSISIVRQQPRVLGLVVEMASRRRIFVPILRVSAIEPNAVTLNTNNVSMLRFEQRPGEVLVLGQIIDTKVRVSDPELPELAGIDVVVTDLGLEQARTRDWMVTRVSVRVPRRLGRRSSSHIVNWRNVQGLTPSALAMPGQAVAQLLHQFEKWRPIEVADAVRELPPKRRYEVIAALDNDRLADILQELPEDEQTELLMQLGDERAADVLEEMDPDDAADLLGTMTPTLAERLLRQMDPEDSDPVRRLLKHSPDTAGGLMTPEPVVLTPDTSVAEALARVRDPDLTPALSSLVLVVRPPTATPTGQYLGCVTLQRLLREPPSMLVGGIVDADLPWLEPDTSLAVLTRYFAAYNLVCGPVVDAQHHLLGAVTVDDVLDHLLPHDWRDTTEDPVLDAAGDRS from the coding sequence ATGGCCTCGATCAACAGGGTGTACGCCGCGCGGCTGGCGCGAATGCAGGTCCTGGGCCCGATGGGCGAGGCCCTCGGGCGAGTCCGCGACGTCGTGGTCAGCATCAGCATCGTTCGCCAGCAACCGCGTGTTCTCGGACTCGTCGTCGAAATGGCTTCGCGCCGACGGATTTTCGTACCCATCCTGCGCGTCTCCGCGATCGAGCCCAACGCGGTGACGCTGAACACCAACAACGTCTCGATGCTGCGGTTCGAGCAGCGGCCCGGGGAGGTGCTCGTGCTCGGCCAGATCATCGACACCAAGGTGCGGGTGAGCGACCCTGAACTTCCCGAGCTGGCCGGCATCGACGTCGTCGTCACCGACCTGGGCCTCGAGCAGGCCCGGACCCGCGACTGGATGGTCACCCGGGTGTCGGTGCGGGTGCCCCGGCGGCTCGGCCGGCGCAGCAGCAGCCACATCGTCAACTGGCGCAACGTGCAGGGGCTGACGCCGTCGGCACTGGCCATGCCGGGTCAAGCGGTCGCGCAGCTGCTGCACCAGTTCGAGAAGTGGCGTCCGATCGAGGTGGCCGACGCCGTTCGGGAACTGCCGCCCAAACGGCGATACGAGGTGATTGCCGCCCTCGACAACGACCGGCTGGCCGACATCCTTCAGGAGCTGCCGGAAGACGAGCAGACCGAGCTGCTGATGCAGCTGGGTGACGAGCGCGCGGCCGACGTGCTCGAGGAGATGGATCCCGACGACGCCGCCGACCTGCTCGGAACCATGACCCCGACGCTGGCCGAACGACTGCTGCGGCAGATGGACCCCGAGGATTCCGACCCGGTGCGACGGCTGTTGAAGCACTCCCCGGACACCGCGGGCGGTCTGATGACACCAGAGCCGGTGGTGCTGACACCGGACACCTCGGTCGCCGAGGCGCTGGCCCGGGTTCGCGATCCCGACCTGACACCGGCGCTCTCGTCGCTGGTGCTGGTGGTCCGCCCACCGACTGCCACCCCGACCGGCCAGTACCTGGGCTGTGTGACGTTGCAGCGACTGCTGCGCGAACCCCCGTCGATGCTGGTCGGCGGAATCGTCGACGCGGACCTGCCGTGGCTGGAGCCAGACACCTCGCTGGCAGTGCTGACCCGCTATTTTGCCGCCTACAACCTGGTCTGCGGGCCGGTGGTCGATGCGCAGCACCATCTGCTCGGGGCGGTGACGGTCGACGACGTCCTCGACCATCTGCTGCCGCACGACTGGCGCGACACCACCGAAGACCCCGTGCTGGACGCGGCCGGAGACCGGTCGTGA
- a CDS encoding O-methyltransferase, which produces MATTDQPANSRAESLSAHAEGSISEDAVLLAARERAADIGAGAVTPAVGALLSLLTKLSGGKAVVEVGTGAGVSSLWLLSGMSDDGVLTTIDIEPEHQRIAKEAFSDAGIGPSRTRLISGRAQDVLTRLADDSYDLVFVDADPLDQPDYVVEGVRLLRSGGVIVVHGAAAGGRAGDPSAHDAEVAAVREAARLIAENELLTPALVPLGDGLLAAVRD; this is translated from the coding sequence ATGGCCACGACCGACCAGCCAGCGAACAGTCGGGCCGAGTCGCTCTCGGCCCACGCCGAGGGATCGATCTCCGAGGACGCGGTGCTACTGGCTGCCCGCGAGCGCGCCGCCGACATCGGTGCCGGCGCCGTCACCCCGGCGGTCGGGGCGCTGCTCAGCTTGCTCACCAAGCTCAGCGGCGGAAAAGCCGTCGTCGAGGTGGGTACCGGCGCGGGCGTCAGCAGCTTGTGGTTGCTGTCCGGGATGAGCGACGACGGCGTGCTGACCACGATCGACATCGAGCCCGAACACCAGCGGATCGCCAAGGAGGCGTTCTCCGACGCCGGCATCGGCCCGTCTCGCACCCGATTGATCAGCGGTCGCGCCCAGGACGTGCTGACCCGGCTGGCCGACGACTCTTACGACCTGGTCTTCGTCGACGCAGACCCGCTCGACCAGCCGGACTACGTCGTCGAAGGGGTGCGACTGCTGCGCTCCGGAGGCGTGATCGTGGTACACGGAGCCGCCGCCGGAGGGCGGGCCGGCGATCCGTCGGCCCATGACGCCGAGGTGGCCGCGGTGCGGGAGGCCGCCCGGCTGATCGCCGAAAACGAACTGCTCACCCCGGCGCTGGTGCCGCTCGGCGACGGCCTGCTGGCCGCCGTGCGCGACTGA
- a CDS encoding DUF4190 domain-containing protein: MTAPGGGEPYRDQPGPWQPYQPPPVDPQAPLNYPDYPYPPPPPYWPGGQGGPPTPYPPYGPPPYPGPYDPYQGYPSQQTNSLAVASLVTSIAGVVFGIPLAIFCFLGWLIPVIGAVLGGIALSQIKQTGQQGRGMAIAGIAIGGATTALIVLGMMIFAAAMFHSPMFTR; this comes from the coding sequence ATGACAGCTCCGGGCGGCGGTGAGCCCTACCGCGATCAACCGGGTCCCTGGCAGCCGTACCAGCCCCCGCCAGTCGATCCGCAGGCCCCGCTGAACTACCCGGACTACCCCTACCCGCCTCCGCCTCCGTACTGGCCCGGCGGACAGGGCGGCCCGCCGACGCCGTACCCGCCCTACGGCCCGCCGCCTTACCCCGGGCCCTATGACCCCTACCAGGGATATCCGTCGCAACAGACCAACAGCCTGGCCGTGGCCTCGCTGGTCACGTCGATCGCCGGGGTCGTCTTCGGGATCCCGCTGGCCATCTTCTGCTTCTTGGGTTGGCTGATTCCCGTCATCGGCGCCGTGCTGGGCGGTATCGCCCTGAGCCAGATCAAGCAGACCGGCCAGCAGGGCCGCGGGATGGCCATCGCCGGAATTGCGATCGGGGGTGCCACGACAGCGCTGATCGTGCTGGGGATGATGATCTTCGCCGCCGCGATGTTCCACTCGCCGATGTTCACCCGCTAA